A window from Primulina huaijiensis isolate GDHJ02 chromosome 11, ASM1229523v2, whole genome shotgun sequence encodes these proteins:
- the LOC140987322 gene encoding uncharacterized protein, with translation MSIGGRCYWVRNRGEEVKVKGIVVVFTWASISEAPLKDFVALYSSLGWNSLVCRSDYLNPFIPERATSLAFSVLGEIVKELRAGLCPVVFSSFSGGSKACMYKVFQIIEGCSEVELNLEDNRLVASCISGQIYDSDPVDFVHDLGARFALHRSILRMPGLSKLLSLFAKGVTSSLDALFLTRFGSQNAEYWQTLYTSVGLGAPFLILSSKNDSVAPYSTLCNFAQHLQDVGGNVKVVKWTTSAQQGHYKYLTMQYTSAIAQLLEQAVSVFSRKIQKLGEKSGTDYMHDVISDLVCDLQNAAVDSNQSFRRVALGPNDHFFLPSSSAYQNNKEFGSLLEDQKERSSLRSSPCMHTNSVLGQVLFNVCVPKTVEGWDIKFSGALNGEPLASLHKRSPFSCIKHRSRL, from the exons ATGAGCATCGGGGGAAGGTGTTATTGGGTGCGGAATCGTGGGGAAGAGGTGAAAGTGAAGGGGATAGTCGTGGTTTTCACGTGGGCGTCGATTAGTGAAGCTCCATTGAAGGATTTCGTCGCTCTATACTCTTCTCTCGGATGGAATTCTCTTGTTTGCCGCTCCGATTATCTCAATCC ATTTATTCCTGAGAGAGCTACATCACTTGCTTTTTCTGTTCTTGGTGAGATAGTCAAG GAGCTAAGGGCTGGACTATGTCCTGTGGTCTTTTCTTCCTTTTCAGGTGGTTCTAAAGCTTGCATGTATAAGGTTTTCCAG ATTATTGAAGGATGTTCTGAAGTTGAGCTAAATCTG GAGGATAATAGATTGGTTGCAAGCTGCATCTCAGGCCAGATCTATGATTCTGATCCTGTTGATTTTGTTCATGATTTGGGTGCCCGATTTGCTTTACACCGTTCCATCCTCAGAATGCCTGGTTTGTCAAAGCTACTATCGTTGTTTGCAAAAGGTGTTACTTCAAGCTTGGATGCTTTATTCCTCACCAGGTTTGGATCCCAAAATGCAGAGTACTGGCAAACTCTTTACACGTCAGTT GGTTTGGGTGCCCCCTTTCTCATTTTAAGCTCAAAAAATGATAGTGTTGCTCCATATTCAACTCTCTGCAACTTTGCTCAGCATTTACAGGATGTGGGGGGTAATGTAAAAGTTGTGAAGTGGACCACCTCTGCCCAACAAG GTCATTACAAGTACCTAACAATGCAATACACATCTGCGATAGCACAGTTGCTTGAGCAGGCAGTTTCAGTTTTCTCCcgaaaaatacaaaaacttgGAGAAAAATCTGGGACAGACTATATGCATGATGTAATCTCTGATTTGGTTTGCGATCTCCAGAATGCAGCAGTTGACTCGAATCAAAGCTTCCGAAGAGTTGCTTTGGGGCCAAACGACCACTTCTTCCTACCAAGTTCATCAGCTTATCAAAACAACAAAGAATTCGGGTCCTTACTGGAGGATCAAAAAGAGAGGTCTTCTTTACGATCAAGTCCTTGTATGCACACCAACAGTGTTCTTGGCCAAGTACTTTTTAATGTCTGTGTCCCTAAAACTGTTGAAGGTTGGGATATTAAATTCTCAGGTGCCTTGAATGGAGAGCCGCTTGCCTCATTACACAAGCGATCACCATTCAGTTGCATTAAGCATAGATCAAGATTGTGA
- the LOC140987727 gene encoding uncharacterized protein: MLYVYTEYRSSSGALLCHDDLEEDLAHNVWSLKSIGSLVGLVGSFVGWWNSLVTNNLLMWTQPLEHFLKCNVDAAIVFMSGHAGYGCIIRNRLGSVLGAIHGILPGIRNPSVAEVLGIREVLSWIKDLALSHVLIEFDALSIVNGLNSSIPNSSSVGLILEDCKI; the protein is encoded by the exons ATGCTTTACGTATACACCGAGTACAGGTCCTCGAGTGGTGCCCTTTTATGTCATGATGATTTGGAGGAGGATTTAGCTCATAATGTGTGGAGTCTTAAATCAATTGGTAGTCTTGTTGGTTTAGTGGGATCTTTTGTTGGGTGGTGGAACTCTTTGGTTACAAATAATTTACTCAT GTGGACTCAACCTCTAGAGCATTTCTTGAAATGTAATGTTGATGCAGCAATTGTTTTCATGTCGGGTCATGCTGGATATGGTTGTATTATAAGGAATCGTCTCGGGTCTGTTCTTGGAGCTATTCATGGGATTTTGCCAGGTATTCGAAATCCTTCAGTAGCCGAAGTACTAGGAATTAGGGAAGTCCTTAGTTGGATCAAAGATTTGGCCCTCTCTCATGTCTTAATTGAATTCGATGCTCTATCAATTGTTAATGGATTAAATTCCTCAATCCCGAATTCCTCTTCAGTTGGGCTTATTTTGGAAGATTGCAAAATATAA